In a single window of the Tigriopus californicus strain San Diego chromosome 2, Tcal_SD_v2.1, whole genome shotgun sequence genome:
- the LOC131893562 gene encoding neprilysin-2-like (The sequence of the model RefSeq protein was modified relative to this genomic sequence to represent the inferred CDS: added 9 bases not found in genome assembly), which translates to MHSRVGKMWSLRLFCLCLVYYGVLGNVVPTMKIGNPEPGQENFKMCLSEACIGASHTLFQNMNRSMNPCEDFHNFVCGRFQENTIIPEDKSSWSQFSILSEDLSEKGRLLLEKEKSEDDWEIFQDMRRYYQSCLNEDELDKIGYQAVTTYLEKLGGWPMLEGKDWSGEDFKWYEKVYQLNEDGYLMEMFMNIYVGSDSKNSSWRAIHLDQAYLGFSREYLIKGINDEFVQAYLKYNTKLAELVGVDTKIAEEELKDVILFEMELAQISASREDRRDSNKLYNPYILSEFESLPGHPPSWVEFLDRIIYTHNITENERIIVGNPEFFKSFSDVVTKASPRTLANYICLRFVKSVIGLTTSEARDVAQEFAEVVRGTKELPPRWKTCVTTTGFNTGSDISFLYPAGSLYAKHYFPKEAKVVMQEMIDNIRESFKEILDELEWMDDDTRARAHAKLAGMREMIGYPDEILDEDKVTAFYEGVVIKEDQYYDNYMSLRKKARDTEFSRLREKVDKLAWHENAIVAMVNAFYSWSKNSITFPAGILRGNFFNHEAPAYINYGAIGMVIGHEITHGFDDQGRKYDQEGDLTNWWEPETSKKFEDKAQCIIEQANNYESKQVGVKLNGINTQGENIADNGGLAESYRAFEKHLEQNGMAPMLPGLGYTPRQLFWISFGTGWCGKFRDEQVKNQILLGSHAPNDFRIIGALQNNKDFGRDLNCPVGSPMNPEKKCKVW; encoded by the exons ATGCACTCTCGAGTTGGAAAGATGTGGTCATTGCGCCTCTTCTGTTTGTGTCTCGTTTATTATGGAGTCCTTGGAAACGTGGTACCCACAATGAAGATAGGCAATCCCGAGCCTGGGCAAGAGAACTTTAAAATGTGCTTGTCCGAAGCTTGCATAGGTGCATCGCacactttgttccaaaatatgaATCGATCCATGAACCCTTGTGAGGACTTCCACAACTTCGTTTGCGGACGCTTCCAAGAGAATACCATTATTCCCGAGGACAAGAGCTCGTGGAGTCAGTTTTCAATCCTCTCTGAAGATCTATCAGAAAAGGGACGTTTGTTATTGGAGAAAGAGAAATCCGAGGACGATTGGGAGATCTTTCAGGATATGCGACGGTACTACCAATCCTGTTTGAATGAGGATGAACTTGACAAGATTGGATATCAAGCAGTCACGACGTACTTGGAAAAACTTGGAGGTTGGCCCATGTTGGAAGGAAAAGATTGGAGTGGCGAGGATTTCAAGTGGTATGAGAAGGTCTACCAACTTAATGAGGATGGATATCTGATGGAAATGTTTATGAACATATATGTAGGTTCAGATTCGAAGAACTCCTCTTGGAGAGCTATTCATCTGGATCAAGCTTATCTTGGATTCAGTCGCGAATATTTGATCAAGGGCATCAATGACGAGTTTGTTCAAGCTTACCTCAAGTATAACACAAAGCTCGCCGAGTTGGTAGGAGTTGATACTAAGATTGCCGAGGAAGAGCTGAAGGATGTCATCCTGTTTGAGATGGAATTGGCCCAAATTTCGGCGTCCCGTGAAGATCGTCGGGACAGTAACAAGCTTTACAACCCTTACATCCTATCTGAATTCGAATCCTTACCCGGTCATCCTCCGTCATGGGTCGAGTTCTTGGACAGAATTATCTACACCCACAACATTACTGAAAACGAACGAATCATCGTGGGCAATCCTGAATTCTTCAAGAGCTTCTCTGATGTAGTTACCAAAGCATCACCTCGTACTTTGGCCAATTACATATGTTTGCGGTTTGTTAAATCTGTGATTGGGTTAACAACTTCCGAGGCCAGAGATGTCGCACAAGAGTTTGCAGAGGTCGTTAGGGGCACCAAAGAACTTCCTCCAAGGTGGAAGACTTGTGTGACCACCACGGGGTTCAACACTGGCAGCGACATATCTTTCCTGTACCCAGCTGGGAGTCTTTACGCCAAGCATTACTTTCCCAAAGAGGCCAAGGTTGTCATGCAAGAGATGATTGACAACATTCGGGAGAGCTTCAAGGAGATCCTGGACGAGTTGGAGTGGATGGACGATGATACACGAGCTCGAGCCCACGCCAAGTTAGCAGGTATGAGGGAAATGATTGGATACCCCGATGAAATCCTTGACGAGGACAAGGTGACGGCTTTCTATGAGGGCGTGGTCATCAAAGAGGACCAATACTATGACAACTACATGTCATTGAGAAAGAAAGCCAGGGATACCGAGTTCAGCCGTCTCCGCGAAAAGGTCGACAAATTGGCTTGGCATGAAAATGCGATTGTGGCTATGGTGAACGCCTTCTACTCTTGGTCCAAAAACTCAATCACTTTCCCTGCTGGAATTCTCCGTGGAAACTTCTTCAATCATGAAGCACCCGCATATATCAACTATGGTGCTATTGGAATGGTGATTGGTCACGAGATCACTCATGGGTTTGACGACCAAGGCAGGAAATATGATCAAGAGG GCGATTTAACAAATTGGTGGGAACCAGAAACGAGCAAGAAATTTGAAGATAAGGCCCAATGCATCATTGAGCAGGCCAACAACTACGAGTCTAAGCAAGTTGGCGTCAAGCTGAACGGCATCAACACTCAAGGCGAAAACATCGCCGATAATGGAGGCTTGGCAGAGAGTTATCGAGCATTCG AAAAACATTTGGAGCAAAATGGAATGGCGCCAATGTTGCCCGGTTTGGGATACACTCCCAGACAATTATTCTGGATCAGTTTTGGGACTGGATGGTGCGGGAAATTTAGAGACGAACAAGTAAAGAACCAGATTCTTCTTGGAAGCCATGCTCCAAACGATTTCAGGATTATTGGTGCTCTACAGAACAACAAAGATTTTGGGAGGGACTTAAATTGCCCGGTGGGATCTCCTATGAACCctgaaaagaaatgcaaa